In one Trichosurus vulpecula isolate mTriVul1 chromosome 8, mTriVul1.pri, whole genome shotgun sequence genomic region, the following are encoded:
- the C8H10orf62 gene encoding uncharacterized protein C10orf62 homolog, with translation MAADPSSLCWMLKHCQASPKHCWGPPAHPSQPDWLKVLESLGVLVQQPSCKVVLAVSLLLGAGGLCLWFHWRKKSVKRFEDCSKESVVSTVVENKSDPWIKSHFSRLSDEKLCALLREGGSGEASCASTNVQVETCTSRVREGRNADIHKESYVSRQRMSGSKVFKDSHRQSSKSSAADESTWASVAACVREIDVTGRRLADSMLQRATDYNNSGHLESKDINKEELKALEEVEMKVKGNFLTHRENNVAGSSSGHRCYGNQSQPQRSHRGYFEVT, from the exons ATGGCAGCAGACCCCAGCTCCCTCTGTTGGATGCTCAAGCATTGCCAGGCCTCCCCCAAGCACTGCTGGGGCCCACCTGCCCACCCCTCCCAG CCTGATTGGCTCAAGGTCCTGGAGAGCTTGGGAGTGCTTGTCCAGCAACCATCATGCAAGGTGGTGCTGGCGGTCAGCCTGCTGcttggggctggaggcctctgCCTCTGGTTCCACTGGAGGAAGAAGTCCGTCAAGAGATTCGAGGATTGTAGTAAAGAATCTGTAGTGTCCACTGTCGTAGAGAATAAGAGTGATCCCTGGATCAAATCCCATTTCAGTCGCCTTTCAGATGAAAAGTTATGCGCCCTGCTGCGAGAGGGTGGCAGTGGGGAGGCCAGTTGTGCCAGTACCAACGTGCAAGTAGAAACCTGTACCTCAAGGGTTCGAGAAGGCAGAAATGCTGATATCCATAAGGAATCCTATGTCAGCAGGCAGAGGATGTCAGGAAGCAAAGTGTTTAAGGACTCCCACAGACAGTCTTCCAAGTCGAGCGCGGCGGATGAGTCAACATGGGCATCAGTGGCCGCGTGTGTGCGGGAAATTGACGTCACTGGTCGGCGCCTGGCGGATTCCATGCTTCAGCGGGCCACGGACTACAACAACTCCGGTCATTTGGAGTCGAAGGACATTAATAAGGAAGAGCTCAAGGCCCTGGAAGAAGTAGAGATGAAAGTCAAAGGGAATTTCCTGACCCATCGGGAAAACAATGTAGCTGGTTCAAGCAGTGGCCACCGCTGTTACGGTAATCAGAGCCAGCCACAGCGCAGCCACCGTGGTTATTTTGAAGTTACCTAA